Proteins encoded within one genomic window of Onychostoma macrolepis isolate SWU-2019 chromosome 11, ASM1243209v1, whole genome shotgun sequence:
- the pde4cb gene encoding cAMP-specific 3',5'-cyclic phosphodiesterase 4C isoform X6 has protein sequence MTHKDSRFHRRNSLFNCGSTRRRHSCIGFDVENGLSIGRSPLDPSPSSGLVLQANSQRRESFLYRSDSDFDLSPKTMSRNSSMASEIHGEDMIVTPFAQVLASLRTVRGNVAALTHVQDRSNKRLSGTTPQSACKTSLSDEAYQKLAVETLEELDWCLDQLETLQTRHSVSEMASNKFKRMLNRELTQLSETSRSGNQVSEFIASTILQKQHDVEIVSAACKEEKKRRPMSQISGVRKLSPSPSLPPTSIPRFGVNTQHESLLAEVSLHFTLCQFYCRSELQEIEFEDINRWGIDIFKIAEYSGNRPLTVVMYTIFQERDLFKTFKIPSDTFLTFLMTLEDHYHADVAYHNNIHAADVVQSTHVLLSTPALEDVFTDLEIMAALFASAIHDVDHPGLSNQFLINTNSELALMYNDASVLENHHLAVGFKLLQEENCDIFCNLSKKKRQSLRQMTIDMVLATDMSKHMNFLADLKTMVETKKVTSLGVLLLDNYSDRIQVLQNMVHCADLSNPTKPLELYRQWTDRIMVELFRQGDRERDKGIEISPMCDKHTASVEKSQVGFIDYIVHPLWETWADLVHPDAQDILDTLEDNREWYQSMIPRSPSPTPKEQDSRATLGVAGSAGEKFQFELTLEEEDGELEAEEEHADKDGSRTLTDPRHAQTSPRGVAPVLDRSERELDQETISVSILQLET, from the exons TTTCGATGTGGAAAATGGATTGTCGATCGGGCGCAGTCCATTGGACCCCAGTCCAAGCTCAGGTCTGGTCCTCCAGGCCAACAGCCAGAGGCGAGAGTCTTTCCTTTACCGCTCGGACTCGGATTTTGACCTCTCGCCCAAGACGATGTCCAGAAACTCCTCGATGGCCAGCGAGAT TCATGGGGAGGACATGATTGTAACGCCATTTGCTCAG GTTCTTGCCAGTCTGCGAACAGTGAGGGGTAACGTTGCAGCTTTAACCCACGTGCAAGATAGAAGCAACAA GAGACTGTCAGGCACAACACCTCAGTCTGCCTGTAAAACAAGCTTGTCCG ATGAGGCATATCAGAAACTCGCCGTCGAGACCCTTGAAGAGCTGGATTGGTGTTTGGACCAGCTAGAGACCCTGCAAACACGGCACTCTGTCAGCGAAATGGCCTCCAATAAG tttaaaagaatgCTCAACAGGGAACTTACTCAGCTGTCAGAGACCAGCCGGTCAGGAAACCAAGTGTCGGAGTTCATAGCAAGCACAATTTTAC aaaaacagcatgACGTGGAGATTGTGTCAGCAGCGTGTAAGGAGGAGAAAAAACGCCGGCCGATGTCTCAGATAAGTGGAGTGAGAAAACTGAGCCCCAGTCCGAGTCTCCCTCCAACATCCATCCCTCGATTTGGTGTCAACACACAACATGAGAGCCTCCTGGCCGAGGTGTCCCTTCATTTCACTCTTTGTCAGTTCTACTGTAgatcagaattgcaagaaatt GAGTTTGAGGACATCAATCGATGGGGTATAGATATTTTTAAGATAGCAGAGTATTCTGGGAATCGGCCTCTAACAGTCGTAATGTACACCATTTTTCAG GAGCGAGATTTGTTCAAGACCTTTAAGATCCCATCGGACACCTTCTTAACTTTCCTCATGACTTTGGAGGATCACTACCACGCGGACGTGGCCTACCATAACAACATCCACGCAGCAGATGTTGTGCAGTCCACACACGTTCTGCTCTCCACACCTGCCCTAGAG GATGTGTTCACAGACCTTGAGATCATGGCTGCTCTGTTTGCGAGTGCTATTCATGATGTTGACCATCCAGGATTGTCTAACCAGTTCCTCATTAACACAA ACTCTGAGCTCGCTCTCATGTACAATGACGCCTCGGTGTTGGAGAACCATCACTTGGCTGTGGGCTTCAAGCTTCTCCAGGAGGAGAACTGTGATATCTTCTGCAATCTCAGCAAGAAAAAACGACAGTCCCTACGACAGATGACCATAGACATG GTATTAGCCACTGATATGTCCAAACACATGAATTTCCTGGCTGACCTGAAGACAATGGTGGAAACTAAAAAAGTGACCAGTCTGGGAGTCTTGCTGCTGGACAACTACTCTGACCGCATACAG GTGCTTCAGAATATGGTTCACTGCGCAGACCTCAGCAACCCCACCAAACCCCTGGAGCTCTACAGACAGTGGACAGATCGCATCATGGTGGAGCTCTTCAGACAGGGGGACCGTGAGCGTGACAAGGGCATAGAAATCAGCCCCATGTGCgacaaacacacagcttctGTGGAAAAATCTCAG GTGGGATTCATCGATTACATTGTCCATCCTCTATGGGAGACATGGGCTGATCTGGTCCATCCCGATGCTCAGGACATTCTAGACACATTGGAGGACAATCGCGAATGGTACCAGAGCATGATCCCCCGCAGCCCGTCTCCCACCCCTAAAGAGCAGGACTCTCGGGCCACGCTGGGCGTCGCAGGCTCGGCCGGGGAAAAGTTTCAGTTTGAGCTGACTCTGGAGGAAGAGGACGGAGAGCTAGAGGCTGAAGAAGAGCACGCAGATAAAGACGGATCAAGGACTTTGACGGACCCCAGGCATGCGCAGACGTCCCCTCGCGGAGTCGCTCCCGTTTTAGACCGCAGCGAAAGAGAACTGGACCAAGAAACGATCAGCGTATCCATCCTGCAGCTGGAAACTTAA
- the pde4cb gene encoding cAMP-specific 3',5'-cyclic phosphodiesterase 4C isoform X4 gives MECSALSREGAGMAKPPKHLWRQPRTHIRIKQRYHSDTERYLCCNRGTETHRPGLKKPRMSWPSSFNKRFDVENGLSIGRSPLDPSPSSGLVLQANSQRRESFLYRSDSDFDLSPKTMSRNSSMASEIHGEDMIVTPFAQVLASLRTVRGNVAALTHVQDRSNKRLSGTTPQSACKTSLSDEAYQKLAVETLEELDWCLDQLETLQTRHSVSEMASNKFKRMLNRELTQLSETSRSGNQVSEFIASTILQKQHDVEIVSAACKEEKKRRPMSQISGVRKLSPSPSLPPTSIPRFGVNTQHESLLAEEFEDINRWGIDIFKIAEYSGNRPLTVVMYTIFQERDLFKTFKIPSDTFLTFLMTLEDHYHADVAYHNNIHAADVVQSTHVLLSTPALEDVFTDLEIMAALFASAIHDVDHPGLSNQFLINTNSELALMYNDASVLENHHLAVGFKLLQEENCDIFCNLSKKKRQSLRQMTIDMVLATDMSKHMNFLADLKTMVETKKVTSLGVLLLDNYSDRIQVLQNMVHCADLSNPTKPLELYRQWTDRIMVELFRQGDRERDKGIEISPMCDKHTASVEKSQVGFIDYIVHPLWETWADLVHPDAQDILDTLEDNREWYQSMIPRSPSPTPKEQDSRATLGVAGSAGEKFQFELTLEEEDGELEAEEEHADKDGSRTLTDPRHAQTSPRGVAPVLDRSERELDQETISVSILQLET, from the exons TTTCGATGTGGAAAATGGATTGTCGATCGGGCGCAGTCCATTGGACCCCAGTCCAAGCTCAGGTCTGGTCCTCCAGGCCAACAGCCAGAGGCGAGAGTCTTTCCTTTACCGCTCGGACTCGGATTTTGACCTCTCGCCCAAGACGATGTCCAGAAACTCCTCGATGGCCAGCGAGAT TCATGGGGAGGACATGATTGTAACGCCATTTGCTCAG GTTCTTGCCAGTCTGCGAACAGTGAGGGGTAACGTTGCAGCTTTAACCCACGTGCAAGATAGAAGCAACAA GAGACTGTCAGGCACAACACCTCAGTCTGCCTGTAAAACAAGCTTGTCCG ATGAGGCATATCAGAAACTCGCCGTCGAGACCCTTGAAGAGCTGGATTGGTGTTTGGACCAGCTAGAGACCCTGCAAACACGGCACTCTGTCAGCGAAATGGCCTCCAATAAG tttaaaagaatgCTCAACAGGGAACTTACTCAGCTGTCAGAGACCAGCCGGTCAGGAAACCAAGTGTCGGAGTTCATAGCAAGCACAATTTTAC aaaaacagcatgACGTGGAGATTGTGTCAGCAGCGTGTAAGGAGGAGAAAAAACGCCGGCCGATGTCTCAGATAAGTGGAGTGAGAAAACTGAGCCCCAGTCCGAGTCTCCCTCCAACATCCATCCCTCGATTTGGTGTCAACACACAACATGAGAGCCTCCTGGCCGAG GAGTTTGAGGACATCAATCGATGGGGTATAGATATTTTTAAGATAGCAGAGTATTCTGGGAATCGGCCTCTAACAGTCGTAATGTACACCATTTTTCAG GAGCGAGATTTGTTCAAGACCTTTAAGATCCCATCGGACACCTTCTTAACTTTCCTCATGACTTTGGAGGATCACTACCACGCGGACGTGGCCTACCATAACAACATCCACGCAGCAGATGTTGTGCAGTCCACACACGTTCTGCTCTCCACACCTGCCCTAGAG GATGTGTTCACAGACCTTGAGATCATGGCTGCTCTGTTTGCGAGTGCTATTCATGATGTTGACCATCCAGGATTGTCTAACCAGTTCCTCATTAACACAA ACTCTGAGCTCGCTCTCATGTACAATGACGCCTCGGTGTTGGAGAACCATCACTTGGCTGTGGGCTTCAAGCTTCTCCAGGAGGAGAACTGTGATATCTTCTGCAATCTCAGCAAGAAAAAACGACAGTCCCTACGACAGATGACCATAGACATG GTATTAGCCACTGATATGTCCAAACACATGAATTTCCTGGCTGACCTGAAGACAATGGTGGAAACTAAAAAAGTGACCAGTCTGGGAGTCTTGCTGCTGGACAACTACTCTGACCGCATACAG GTGCTTCAGAATATGGTTCACTGCGCAGACCTCAGCAACCCCACCAAACCCCTGGAGCTCTACAGACAGTGGACAGATCGCATCATGGTGGAGCTCTTCAGACAGGGGGACCGTGAGCGTGACAAGGGCATAGAAATCAGCCCCATGTGCgacaaacacacagcttctGTGGAAAAATCTCAG GTGGGATTCATCGATTACATTGTCCATCCTCTATGGGAGACATGGGCTGATCTGGTCCATCCCGATGCTCAGGACATTCTAGACACATTGGAGGACAATCGCGAATGGTACCAGAGCATGATCCCCCGCAGCCCGTCTCCCACCCCTAAAGAGCAGGACTCTCGGGCCACGCTGGGCGTCGCAGGCTCGGCCGGGGAAAAGTTTCAGTTTGAGCTGACTCTGGAGGAAGAGGACGGAGAGCTAGAGGCTGAAGAAGAGCACGCAGATAAAGACGGATCAAGGACTTTGACGGACCCCAGGCATGCGCAGACGTCCCCTCGCGGAGTCGCTCCCGTTTTAGACCGCAGCGAAAGAGAACTGGACCAAGAAACGATCAGCGTATCCATCCTGCAGCTGGAAACTTAA